In one window of Tumebacillus algifaecis DNA:
- a CDS encoding YhgE/Pip domain-containing protein, which yields MGRTLGLFFKQKTTIIGLITMLLFQLIFAVVWMNGYDDVTARMDQMNIGVISEDAVTGAEIAKHLVSSLPFRMHDLASVEEGNEKLNARELQAVIHIPADFSAQLQKQGGKTEIEVLVNESNPAMVKSVGQQVLGEVTKNVNEQVTQTSIVAALGQMRVPAEQAQALASGVTGRVTGTYTALNPISNFALQMVPMMVVLASYVGGMLLSMQLTASASMIAGQTNRWMRFLARQIIGAGAAVLVGFIATSILYLFDVEPAAGFWSLCGFLILTLFAFISFAQMFLFLFGQAGMLFNIVALSLQLATSGTMLPRELLSDTFYAIGNYLPATYAVLGNMNLLFGGTGTSGAVSSLLWIMVASLGVSVIGVLIHRDPSAKR from the coding sequence ATGGGACGTACGCTTGGGCTGTTTTTTAAGCAAAAAACGACGATTATCGGATTGATCACGATGTTGCTTTTCCAGTTGATCTTTGCGGTGGTCTGGATGAACGGATATGATGATGTGACCGCGCGGATGGATCAGATGAACATCGGCGTGATCAGTGAGGACGCTGTGACAGGCGCGGAAATTGCAAAGCATCTGGTGTCGAGCTTACCGTTTCGCATGCATGATCTTGCATCTGTCGAAGAGGGGAATGAAAAATTGAACGCCCGCGAACTGCAGGCGGTGATTCACATCCCAGCCGATTTTTCAGCACAGCTACAAAAACAGGGTGGAAAGACAGAAATTGAAGTGCTGGTCAATGAATCGAATCCGGCGATGGTAAAAAGCGTCGGACAGCAGGTGTTGGGCGAAGTGACGAAGAATGTTAATGAACAGGTAACCCAAACATCAATCGTGGCGGCGCTCGGCCAGATGCGCGTACCTGCTGAACAGGCGCAGGCGTTGGCTTCCGGTGTGACTGGACGTGTTACAGGCACGTATACGGCGCTCAACCCGATTTCTAATTTTGCTTTGCAGATGGTCCCGATGATGGTTGTGCTCGCTTCCTATGTCGGCGGGATGCTCCTGTCGATGCAATTGACAGCATCAGCATCGATGATTGCGGGACAGACCAATCGCTGGATGCGCTTTCTGGCCCGTCAGATCATCGGCGCTGGGGCAGCTGTGCTCGTCGGATTTATCGCCACATCGATTCTCTATCTGTTTGATGTGGAGCCGGCGGCTGGATTTTGGTCTTTGTGCGGATTCTTGATCTTGACTTTGTTCGCGTTTATCTCTTTTGCACAGATGTTTTTATTTCTGTTCGGACAGGCGGGCATGCTGTTTAATATCGTCGCCTTGTCGCTTCAACTCGCAACCTCTGGCACGATGTTGCCGCGCGAGCTTTTGTCTGACACCTTTTATGCAATCGGGAATTACCTTCCGGCTACGTATGCGGTGCTTGGCAATATGAACTTGTTGTTTGGCGGCACGGGAACGAGCGGAGCAGTCTCCAGCTTGCTGTGGATCATGGTGGCATCGCTCGGCGTGTCTGTGATCGGCGTGTTGATTCATCGAGACCCTTCGGCTAAGAGATGA
- a CDS encoding HD-GYP domain-containing protein produces MGFGVALSVLQEKNQKLLRSHQSSLNALANAVAAKDDETNGHCQRVVRYSALIGQRLGLDARMLQQLEWGALLHDIGKIAVPDSILKKPSALTEEEWAVMKEHPFMGHLMVKDIDFLKEGQDVVLYHHERIDGRGYPAQLHGEDIPLLARIFAIADTFDAITSDRPYRKAQSIEFAREEIMRHVGAQFCPRCVDAFLAIPIGDLERIQEESKILEYESLQLQKFKNIS; encoded by the coding sequence TTGGGATTCGGTGTGGCACTTTCGGTATTGCAGGAGAAAAATCAAAAATTACTGCGCTCGCACCAGTCGTCGCTCAATGCTCTGGCCAATGCGGTCGCTGCTAAAGATGATGAAACGAACGGACACTGTCAACGCGTCGTGCGCTATTCGGCGTTGATCGGTCAGCGACTCGGCCTTGACGCACGCATGCTCCAGCAGCTCGAGTGGGGAGCCTTGCTGCACGACATCGGGAAGATTGCGGTACCCGATTCGATTTTGAAAAAACCGTCTGCGCTCACGGAAGAAGAATGGGCGGTGATGAAGGAACATCCGTTCATGGGACATTTGATGGTCAAGGACATCGACTTTCTCAAAGAAGGGCAGGATGTGGTGCTCTACCACCATGAGCGAATTGACGGACGCGGCTATCCGGCTCAGTTACATGGGGAGGACATTCCGCTGCTCGCCCGAATTTTTGCGATCGCCGATACGTTCGATGCGATCACGTCCGACCGTCCGTACCGCAAGGCGCAGTCGATCGAATTTGCCCGAGAAGAAATTATGCGCCATGTCGGGGCACAGTTTTGTCCGCGCTGCGTAGATGCTTTTCTGGCGATTCCGATCGGTGATTTGGAACGGATTCAAGAGGAGTCAAAAATATTGGAATATGAGTCTTTGCAGTTACAAAAATTTAAGAATATATCATAA
- the rnhA gene encoding ribonuclease HI: MKEVVIYTDGACSGNPGPGGYGAVLMAGEHRKEISGGERETTNQRMELLAVIEALKLLKYPCKVDVYSDSAYLINCFKSRWYVNWEKNGWLNSQKQPVANRDLWEELLRYYRTHQIQFVKVKGHSGDHWNERCDQLARAAVPR; the protein is encoded by the coding sequence ATGAAGGAAGTCGTGATTTATACGGACGGTGCCTGCTCGGGCAATCCAGGGCCAGGCGGTTATGGCGCGGTGCTGATGGCAGGCGAGCATCGCAAGGAGATTTCCGGAGGAGAGCGGGAAACGACCAATCAGCGCATGGAATTGCTGGCTGTCATCGAGGCGCTGAAGCTGTTGAAATATCCCTGCAAAGTGGATGTGTACAGTGACAGCGCCTATTTGATCAACTGTTTTAAGTCGCGCTGGTATGTGAATTGGGAAAAGAACGGTTGGCTCAACTCGCAAAAGCAGCCGGTCGCCAACCGCGATCTGTGGGAAGAGTTGCTGCGGTACTATCGGACGCATCAAATACAGTTTGTCAAAGTGAAAGGGCATAGCGGTGACCACTGGAATGAGCGCTGTGATCAGTTGGCGCGGGCGGCCGTGCCGAGGTAA
- a CDS encoding aconitate hydratase, with the protein MGKNLVQKILEAHLVQGELVAGKEIAIRIDQTLTQDATGTMAYLQFEAMGVPQVKTELSVSYVDHNTLQSGFENADDHRFLQTVASKHGIHFSRPGNGICHQVHLERFAKPGKTLLGSDSHTPTAGGMGSIAMGAGGLDIAVAMAGGAFYLNSPKVVKVELQGKLQPWVAAKDIILEVLRRMTVKGGVGKIIEYTGEGVASLTVPERATITNMGAELGATTSIFPSDENTRIYLEAQGRGGDYTALAADADATYDEEIIIDLNTLAPNIAQPHSPDNVVPVPELNGQKIPVNQVAVGSCTNSSYTDLMRLAAVLKGKTVHPNVSLVVSPGSKQVFEMIARNGALADILASGARILESACGPCIGMGQAPSSGAVSVRSFNRNFEGRSGTADAKVYLASVETCAAAAVTGFITDPRELGDLPTIAMPDKYLIDDRLVLSPSEEPDTVEVVRGPNIKPLPVNTELADALNAPVSLKVGDNITTDHIMPAGAKVLPLRSNIPAISEHVYVRVDPQFPSRAKELGKSIIIGGHNYGQGSSREHAALAPMYLGVKAVIVKSYARIHRANLINFGLLPLTFVNEADYESIEQSDEIAIDNLRGQIEAGNELTVKNVTKGTEFKVTHDLTGRQIDIILAGGLLNYTKSQAV; encoded by the coding sequence ATGGGAAAGAATCTTGTACAAAAAATTCTTGAAGCTCATCTCGTCCAAGGCGAGTTGGTAGCTGGTAAAGAAATCGCAATCCGCATCGACCAAACGCTGACTCAAGATGCTACTGGTACCATGGCGTACCTGCAATTTGAAGCGATGGGCGTGCCGCAAGTTAAAACGGAACTGTCCGTTTCCTACGTTGACCACAACACCTTGCAATCCGGTTTTGAAAACGCGGACGACCACCGCTTCCTGCAAACGGTTGCTTCGAAGCACGGGATTCACTTCTCGCGCCCGGGCAACGGGATCTGCCACCAAGTACACCTCGAGCGTTTCGCAAAGCCGGGCAAAACCCTGCTTGGTTCTGACTCCCACACCCCGACTGCGGGCGGCATGGGTTCGATCGCAATGGGTGCAGGCGGTCTGGACATCGCAGTCGCAATGGCTGGCGGCGCTTTCTACCTGAACTCTCCGAAAGTTGTAAAGGTTGAACTGCAAGGCAAACTGCAACCGTGGGTCGCAGCAAAAGACATCATCCTCGAAGTTCTGCGCCGTATGACCGTTAAAGGCGGCGTAGGCAAGATCATCGAATATACGGGCGAAGGCGTAGCATCGCTGACCGTTCCGGAGCGCGCTACCATCACCAACATGGGTGCAGAGCTTGGTGCTACCACCTCGATCTTCCCGTCTGACGAAAACACCCGCATCTACCTCGAAGCACAAGGCCGCGGCGGCGACTACACTGCGCTGGCAGCAGATGCAGATGCAACCTACGATGAAGAGATCATCATCGACCTGAACACTTTGGCACCGAACATTGCACAACCGCACTCCCCGGACAACGTCGTTCCGGTTCCGGAACTGAACGGTCAAAAAATTCCGGTCAACCAAGTGGCAGTCGGTTCCTGCACCAACTCTTCGTACACCGACCTGATGCGTCTCGCGGCGGTTCTCAAGGGCAAGACCGTACACCCGAACGTATCTCTGGTCGTATCTCCGGGCTCCAAGCAAGTGTTCGAAATGATCGCTCGCAACGGCGCACTGGCTGACATCCTCGCATCTGGCGCTCGTATCCTCGAGTCCGCTTGCGGTCCGTGCATCGGCATGGGTCAAGCTCCGTCTTCCGGCGCTGTATCCGTTCGTTCGTTCAACCGTAACTTCGAAGGCCGTTCCGGTACTGCCGATGCAAAAGTATACTTGGCATCTGTCGAAACTTGCGCAGCTGCTGCTGTGACCGGCTTCATCACCGACCCGCGCGAACTGGGCGACCTGCCGACCATCGCAATGCCGGACAAGTACCTGATCGACGATCGCCTCGTGCTGTCTCCGTCCGAAGAGCCGGACACTGTTGAAGTCGTGCGCGGCCCGAACATCAAGCCGCTTCCGGTCAACACCGAACTGGCAGACGCACTGAACGCTCCGGTATCGCTGAAAGTCGGCGACAACATCACCACCGACCACATCATGCCGGCTGGTGCAAAAGTTCTGCCGCTGCGTTCGAACATCCCGGCGATCTCCGAGCACGTTTACGTGCGCGTTGACCCGCAGTTCCCGTCCCGTGCGAAAGAACTTGGCAAATCGATCATCATCGGCGGCCACAACTACGGCCAAGGTTCTTCCCGTGAACATGCTGCGCTCGCTCCGATGTACCTCGGCGTGAAAGCTGTCATCGTGAAGTCTTACGCTCGTATCCACCGTGCCAACCTGATCAACTTCGGCCTGCTCCCGCTCACTTTCGTGAACGAAGCGGACTACGAATCGATCGAACAAAGTGACGAAATCGCAATCGACAACCTGCGCGGCCAAATCGAAGCAGGTAACGAACTGACTGTGAAAAACGTAACCAAAGGCACCGAGTTCAAAGTGACCCATGACCTGACCGGACGTCAAATCGACATCATTCTGGCAGGCGGTTTGCTCAACTACACCAAATCCCAAGCGGTTTAA
- a CDS encoding TetR/AcrR family transcriptional regulator — translation MSETVKTKILDAAKRLFAEKGFEATSVRQICEEAGANVALVSYHFGGKEKLLFAVLESAFPGPEIFGKVDAIEDPVERLSQYIAGYMDWMRQEDEVHKILMQEIMVKSDRHHQVGRYPILFWQRLYRTMLEGQQLGVFQFVSIKSAMLQTMGALLYPKMAPAFVMELFDDEGLSDEELVQARQQYILRGLGVHPTESGRGGEA, via the coding sequence ATGAGTGAAACTGTGAAAACAAAAATCCTCGATGCGGCGAAGCGCCTTTTTGCAGAAAAGGGCTTTGAAGCCACATCGGTGCGTCAAATATGTGAGGAGGCAGGGGCCAATGTGGCACTTGTCTCTTATCATTTCGGTGGTAAAGAGAAATTGCTGTTTGCCGTGCTCGAGTCTGCATTCCCTGGACCTGAAATCTTTGGGAAAGTTGATGCGATTGAAGATCCAGTGGAGCGGTTGAGCCAATATATCGCAGGCTACATGGACTGGATGCGGCAGGAAGATGAAGTCCATAAAATTTTGATGCAGGAAATTATGGTGAAGTCGGATCGGCATCACCAAGTAGGGCGCTATCCGATTTTGTTTTGGCAGCGTCTGTATCGGACGATGCTCGAAGGGCAGCAGCTGGGCGTCTTTCAGTTTGTCTCGATCAAATCGGCGATGTTGCAGACGATGGGGGCGCTGTTGTACCCGAAGATGGCTCCAGCCTTTGTGATGGAACTGTTTGACGATGAAGGGTTGTCCGACGAAGAGCTCGTGCAGGCGAGGCAGCAATATATATTGCGTGGGCTTGGTGTACACCCTACGGAGAGCGGACGAGGCGGTGAAGCATGA
- the queG gene encoding tRNA epoxyqueuosine(34) reductase QueG, with amino-acid sequence MGKHEIDKETIAQIGEELGIDGIGVTTAEPFHDVYEHLVMYRESGHESGFEHGVLEERVDPKTFFPEAKSIVAIAMAYRTEKYAGQKKPEGLRGQMSVYAWGMDYHKVLKQKLELLVARLEVEVGRPIVVHNSVDTGPLVDRAVAQRAGIGWVGKNCSLITEKHGSWVFLGQLVCDVDIEPNEPSLLPQCADCPDLCLKACPTKALVNPFQTDSSKCLSYITQMKGLIPEEYRAKLGRRLWGCDTCQVVCPKNKDVAFGTAIEFDPEPEFAFPDLMHLLELSNKQFRREFGESAAAWRGAKVMQRNAIIALGNMREKAALPKLLSMLQQDERPEIRGTIAWALRKIDAEGTCEAVAEAFERETEDEVKQEMAWAVKLREGGAEA; translated from the coding sequence ATGGGCAAGCATGAGATCGACAAGGAAACGATTGCTCAGATCGGTGAGGAACTGGGCATCGACGGGATCGGCGTGACGACTGCGGAGCCATTTCATGATGTGTACGAGCATCTGGTCATGTATCGAGAGTCGGGGCATGAGTCTGGATTCGAACATGGTGTGTTGGAAGAGCGGGTCGATCCGAAAACTTTTTTCCCGGAAGCGAAGTCGATCGTGGCGATTGCGATGGCCTATCGCACCGAAAAGTATGCCGGTCAGAAAAAGCCGGAAGGTCTGCGCGGTCAAATGTCTGTCTACGCGTGGGGGATGGACTATCATAAGGTGCTGAAGCAGAAGCTGGAGCTGTTGGTAGCGCGCTTGGAAGTGGAAGTCGGGCGGCCGATCGTCGTTCACAATTCGGTCGATACCGGGCCGTTGGTCGATCGGGCCGTGGCGCAGCGGGCGGGGATTGGCTGGGTGGGCAAAAACTGTTCGCTGATCACCGAAAAGCACGGTTCGTGGGTCTTTCTCGGTCAACTGGTTTGTGATGTTGACATCGAGCCGAACGAGCCTAGTTTATTGCCGCAATGTGCGGATTGTCCCGACCTGTGTCTGAAAGCCTGTCCGACCAAAGCGTTGGTCAACCCCTTTCAGACCGACTCAAGCAAGTGTTTATCTTACATCACCCAGATGAAAGGGCTGATCCCCGAAGAGTATCGGGCCAAGCTCGGACGTCGGTTGTGGGGGTGTGACACCTGTCAGGTGGTCTGCCCGAAGAACAAGGACGTGGCTTTTGGGACGGCGATCGAGTTCGACCCGGAGCCGGAATTTGCGTTTCCCGACCTGATGCATCTGTTGGAGCTGTCAAACAAGCAATTTCGCCGTGAGTTTGGCGAGTCGGCGGCCGCTTGGCGCGGTGCGAAGGTGATGCAGCGCAATGCGATCATCGCCCTTGGCAACATGCGTGAGAAAGCAGCATTGCCGAAACTGCTTTCGATGTTACAGCAGGATGAGCGGCCGGAGATTCGGGGGACGATTGCGTGGGCCTTGCGTAAGATCGACGCTGAGGGCACTTGTGAGGCTGTAGCGGAGGCGTTTGAACGGGAGACGGAGGATGAGGTCAAGCAAGAGATGGCATGGGCTGTGAAGCTTAGAGAAGGGGGAGCGGAAGCATGA
- a CDS encoding IclR family transcriptional regulator — translation MAAEGEKGTVRAVERALDILLCFSGSETELGLSDIAKRIGLHKSTVHRLLASLESKGFVRRHPTTEKYRLGWSVLELVSNINRSDDLSSIVRPEMTRLRDQLGETTSLYVRSGIERIRIQAVESTQPVRRVADIGKRLPLYVGASGKVLLAYAEEPIELFLNDPSWPQDLNREEFIKSIQTVRDKGYAVSIEERELGAAAVAAPIFSRTGQIVAALSVSGPVDRFTAASVEEFALAVRKSTEFISKMV, via the coding sequence ATGGCTGCGGAAGGTGAAAAAGGCACGGTCCGTGCGGTGGAACGGGCTCTGGATATCCTGCTCTGCTTTTCCGGATCGGAAACCGAGTTGGGACTTTCGGACATCGCCAAGCGAATCGGGCTGCACAAGAGCACCGTACACCGCTTGCTCGCCTCACTGGAGAGCAAAGGCTTTGTGAGACGCCATCCCACCACCGAGAAGTATCGTCTCGGCTGGAGCGTGCTGGAGTTGGTCTCAAACATCAACCGATCGGACGACCTATCCTCGATCGTCCGACCTGAGATGACCCGGTTGCGCGATCAACTCGGTGAAACGACATCTTTGTATGTCCGCTCCGGGATTGAGCGCATCCGCATTCAAGCGGTGGAAAGCACCCAGCCAGTGCGGCGCGTCGCCGATATCGGCAAACGCTTGCCGCTTTATGTCGGCGCATCGGGCAAAGTGTTGCTCGCCTATGCGGAAGAACCAATCGAATTGTTTTTGAACGATCCGAGCTGGCCACAAGATCTGAACCGTGAAGAATTTATCAAATCGATTCAAACGGTGCGGGACAAAGGCTATGCGGTCTCGATCGAAGAGCGGGAGTTGGGCGCGGCTGCGGTCGCAGCACCGATCTTCTCGCGCACAGGCCAGATTGTGGCAGCGTTGTCCGTCTCTGGCCCTGTAGACCGCTTCACTGCGGCTTCGGTGGAAGAGTTTGCACTTGCGGTGCGCAAATCGACTGAGTTCATCTCCAAGATGGTCTAA
- a CDS encoding amidase domain-containing protein — MEKQVWLKTVEEFFREKNRAWLQGEETTLLHYLSGTPADCHSFQEVRALRNALQSREVRYRKAKTDLQIVKTYWNREQETATVDLIEQVRFFYEQGDDIGHEARRSVHRLTLIPFGGTWKVVQDQADCEQKAPHHPKVEAVQLEEASVRLAEQRLVRGRYDRVRAFKFAELWWNSYNPAYQKIQGNDCTNFISQVVHAGGMPMIFTSSRGTGWWHRNKSWSYSWAVAHSFKLALSRLLHAQAVADPRQLKVGDVICYDWDGDGRWQHNTVVVDFDVSGMPLVNAHTVASHRRYWDYRDSYAFTARTQYVFYHIPDNF, encoded by the coding sequence ATGGAGAAACAGGTGTGGCTGAAGACGGTCGAGGAATTTTTTCGAGAAAAAAATCGAGCTTGGCTGCAAGGCGAAGAGACGACGCTCCTGCACTATTTGTCAGGCACGCCAGCCGATTGTCATTCGTTTCAGGAGGTGCGGGCACTGCGCAATGCCTTACAGTCCCGAGAGGTGCGTTATCGCAAGGCGAAGACCGATCTGCAGATCGTAAAAACCTATTGGAACAGGGAGCAAGAGACAGCGACGGTCGATCTGATCGAACAGGTCCGCTTTTTTTATGAACAGGGGGATGACATCGGTCATGAAGCGCGGCGCAGCGTGCACCGCCTGACCTTGATTCCGTTTGGCGGCACGTGGAAGGTGGTGCAGGATCAGGCCGACTGTGAGCAGAAAGCACCGCATCATCCGAAAGTAGAAGCCGTACAGCTTGAGGAAGCGAGCGTGCGCTTGGCAGAACAGCGTCTGGTGCGCGGCCGATATGATCGGGTCCGAGCGTTTAAATTTGCGGAGCTGTGGTGGAACAGCTACAACCCGGCCTATCAAAAGATACAGGGCAACGATTGCACAAATTTCATCTCGCAGGTCGTGCATGCGGGTGGGATGCCGATGATCTTCACATCCTCCCGTGGAACTGGCTGGTGGCACCGCAACAAGTCCTGGAGTTACTCATGGGCGGTCGCACATTCGTTCAAACTCGCCTTGTCGCGTCTGTTGCATGCCCAAGCGGTGGCCGACCCGCGGCAACTGAAAGTGGGCGATGTGATCTGCTATGATTGGGACGGCGACGGACGCTGGCAGCACAATACGGTCGTGGTCGATTTTGATGTAAGCGGCATGCCGCTGGTCAATGCGCACACGGTCGCATCCCATCGTCGCTATTGGGATTATCGGGACAGCTATGCGTTCACGGCGCGCACTCAATATGTTTTTTATCACATCCCAGACAATTTTTAA
- a CDS encoding isocitrate/isopropylmalate family dehydrogenase, which translates to MEKFTVVVMEGDQTGQELLEEGLRVLDPTLTGVNIEFARFDLSLENRRATQNQVVHEAAAAMKEHGYGYKAATITPEIPGDVGSPNAILRKGIDGTVIVRTGRRIPGITPVAGVYAPISVVRMAVDDAYGAKEWREGEGVDEIAYRTEKISRKICRGVAQYAFEQARKTNAKVFGGPKFTVSPVYEGMLKEEMDLASKSYAEVKYEPQLIDATYALLMNTSGEPLVIPALNRDGDCLSDLVLQMFGSIAGAESILLAFDDQQNTSTVMAEAPHGTAPGLFGKNVANPMAMLLAAASLLTFFKTKEADLASRAIYESTLEAVVEGTRTADLGGTASTTDFTDEVIRRMKTKLEVWKTLA; encoded by the coding sequence ATGGAAAAATTTACAGTAGTAGTGATGGAAGGCGACCAAACCGGTCAAGAATTGCTTGAAGAAGGGCTGCGCGTGCTCGATCCGACGCTTACCGGTGTCAACATCGAATTTGCACGTTTTGACCTGTCGCTCGAAAACCGCCGTGCGACGCAAAACCAAGTGGTGCACGAAGCGGCAGCCGCGATGAAAGAACACGGCTACGGCTACAAAGCGGCGACGATCACTCCAGAGATTCCGGGCGATGTCGGCTCCCCGAACGCGATCCTGCGCAAAGGCATCGACGGCACCGTCATCGTGCGCACAGGTCGCCGCATTCCGGGCATCACTCCGGTTGCAGGCGTGTACGCACCGATCTCTGTCGTCCGCATGGCGGTTGACGATGCATACGGCGCAAAAGAGTGGCGCGAAGGCGAAGGCGTGGACGAAATCGCCTACCGCACCGAGAAAATCTCCCGCAAAATCTGCCGCGGTGTTGCTCAATACGCATTTGAACAAGCGCGCAAAACCAATGCAAAAGTATTCGGCGGCCCGAAATTCACCGTTTCCCCGGTTTACGAAGGCATGCTGAAAGAAGAGATGGACCTCGCTTCGAAAAGCTATGCGGAAGTAAAATACGAACCGCAATTGATCGACGCCACCTATGCGCTGCTGATGAACACTTCGGGCGAACCATTGGTCATCCCGGCACTGAACCGCGACGGCGACTGCCTCTCCGACCTCGTGTTGCAAATGTTCGGCTCGATCGCAGGTGCCGAATCGATCCTGCTGGCGTTCGACGATCAACAGAACACCTCGACTGTGATGGCCGAAGCTCCGCATGGCACAGCACCTGGTCTGTTCGGCAAAAACGTGGCCAACCCGATGGCGATGCTCCTCGCAGCCGCATCCTTGCTCACCTTCTTCAAAACGAAAGAAGCGGATCTCGCATCCCGTGCGATCTACGAATCGACTTTGGAAGCGGTTGTCGAAGGCACTCGCACCGCAGATCTCGGCGGCACCGCATCGACCACCGACTTCACCGATGAAGTGATCCGTCGTATGAAAACCAAGCTCGAAGTATGGAAAACGCTCGCGTAA
- a CDS encoding CotS family spore coat protein produces MADKSTSNKGGDWLKQLFNEMMRPPKWMKDGKPGTKKPTGDGKKAEADVSPKPKKRQPPAWWSWSQSDGVPKSRQRNRERPIRSRQVKKNNSPVKKERTSKSQGRLSQSDLGSALPGSASDLHAQIRRHGFNPTVLKSYKITPTKVEPFGPVLRLRTNQGLVSLKKCDLRSAHVAFLHQALQHVEKQKFTRFAPFLLTSKGLPYAQIGGDTYYATRWLRGQEVDFRSMPQLALATRTLADFHKASRGFDPSGYAPPSIFDMVDRFNDRRDELVEWKRRASIKSRPDDIDKIFLKHADHYIAESDTALKALRRPQVRSHLLFEEDDPPLLHLDLTPYNMIYTPNNQVALIDFDFAAFGPRTLDLAHLMRRALQRHEWDEAVARHALVNYGAISPLTPAEYMILSGLLRFPHRFWRIGYQHYDIDHDPNHLGYFQLAEAEEPQRLRFLDDFEKQIARIRRT; encoded by the coding sequence TTGGCGGACAAATCAACCAGCAACAAGGGCGGAGACTGGCTGAAGCAGTTGTTCAACGAGATGATGCGCCCTCCGAAATGGATGAAAGACGGGAAGCCTGGTACAAAAAAGCCAACTGGGGATGGAAAAAAGGCTGAAGCTGACGTTTCACCAAAGCCGAAGAAACGTCAGCCTCCCGCTTGGTGGTCCTGGTCACAATCGGACGGGGTCCCCAAGTCACGGCAAAGAAATAGGGAGCGGCCAATACGCTCTCGGCAAGTGAAAAAAAACAATTCTCCTGTAAAAAAAGAGCGCACCTCCAAGTCCCAAGGTCGGCTATCCCAAAGCGACCTGGGCAGCGCTCTGCCTGGCTCCGCAAGCGATCTGCACGCGCAGATTCGTCGTCATGGCTTCAATCCGACTGTGCTCAAGTCCTACAAGATTACGCCGACCAAGGTCGAACCGTTCGGCCCTGTGCTTCGACTGCGCACCAATCAAGGACTGGTATCACTGAAAAAGTGCGATCTCCGCTCTGCACATGTTGCATTTTTGCATCAGGCGCTCCAACATGTCGAAAAGCAAAAGTTTACTCGCTTTGCTCCGTTTCTGCTGACGTCAAAAGGGTTGCCCTATGCGCAAATCGGTGGAGATACCTACTATGCGACACGCTGGCTTCGCGGTCAGGAGGTCGATTTCCGCTCGATGCCACAACTGGCCCTCGCAACGCGCACCTTGGCCGATTTTCATAAGGCATCACGAGGGTTTGACCCATCCGGATATGCGCCACCGTCGATCTTTGACATGGTCGATCGGTTTAACGACCGACGCGACGAATTGGTCGAGTGGAAGCGTCGCGCTTCGATCAAGTCGCGGCCTGACGATATCGACAAAATCTTTCTCAAACATGCCGATCATTATATCGCCGAATCGGATACAGCGCTAAAGGCGCTCAGACGGCCACAGGTGCGCTCACATCTGTTGTTCGAAGAGGATGACCCACCGCTTCTACATCTCGATTTGACACCTTATAACATGATCTATACGCCGAACAACCAAGTGGCCTTGATCGACTTCGATTTTGCTGCGTTTGGCCCGCGCACACTCGATTTGGCCCATCTGATGCGCCGCGCGCTCCAACGGCACGAATGGGACGAAGCGGTCGCCCGCCATGCGCTGGTCAACTACGGCGCAATCTCGCCGCTGACACCTGCCGAGTACATGATTTTAAGCGGACTGCTCCGCTTCCCGCACCGTTTCTGGCGCATCGGCTACCAACATTATGACATCGACCACGACCCCAATCACCTCGGCTACTTCCAACTGGCCGAAGCGGAAGAACCGCAGCGGCTCCGTTTTCTCGACGACTTTGAGAAGCAGATCGCTCGCATCAGGCGAACATAA
- a CDS encoding DUF523 domain-containing protein, whose amino-acid sequence MKVISACLVGCQCRYDGDDNLIPAFQQMVEQGEAVFVCPEQLGGLSTPRPPAEIVGGTGEDVLDGKAKVLTNQGVDVTDQFLKGAQQALKMAQLVGAQEAILKERSPSCGSALVYDGTFSGDKRPGDGVTSALLKRHGIAVFSEETYANKDRQK is encoded by the coding sequence ATGAAAGTGATCAGCGCTTGTTTGGTGGGGTGTCAGTGCCGTTATGACGGAGACGACAATTTGATTCCTGCATTTCAGCAGATGGTCGAGCAGGGCGAGGCGGTGTTTGTCTGTCCAGAACAGCTTGGCGGCTTGTCCACACCGCGCCCGCCCGCCGAAATTGTAGGCGGCACAGGCGAGGATGTGCTCGACGGCAAAGCAAAAGTGCTGACCAACCAAGGTGTAGATGTGACCGATCAGTTTTTGAAAGGTGCACAGCAGGCGCTGAAAATGGCTCAATTGGTTGGGGCACAAGAAGCGATTTTAAAGGAGCGGAGCCCTTCCTGCGGCTCGGCGCTCGTCTATGACGGCACCTTCTCAGGTGACAAACGACCGGGGGATGGTGTGACGTCAGCGCTGTTAAAGCGACATGGCATCGCCGTCTTTTCGGAAGAGACCTACGCGAACAAGGATCGTCAAAAGTAG